The nucleotide sequence CCGGCCCCAACGGCGCCTGGGGGCGTAGTTGGGGCCGGTTTGGCAGGCTGGGTAGAATTGTGTAAAACCTAAAAGAACGTCATGCTGAGCTTGCCGAAGCATCTCGCGTGCTGATTCTGATTAGCAATCCAACATCAGCACGCGAGATGCTTCGGCAAGCTCAGCATGACGTTCTTTTACTTTCTTCAACTCCGGAAACTACGGAATCAACCTGTCGGTGCGGAGCTGCTCGAAGAGGTCGAAGAAGGAATCTTCGGTGGACTGGTAGGCCAGGAAGCCGCGCTTGCGGCTGTTGGTCATGTCAGTCATCACTTCGATGGGGCGGCCCAGATCGAGGTCGGTGTGCCAGGGGGAAGCGAGGCGGTCGAGAGCCGGCTCTTGCAGCTGGTGCCGCTCGGCAATGTCGCGCCACACGGCGGCATCCTGGCTGAGCTCGGCTTCCAGCGGGTGGATGGTGCCGTCGAAGCCCACGGCTTCTACCCCAAACCACGCGGCCAGGCGCGGCCACAGCCAGCTCCAACGGAAAATGTCACCGTTCACGATGTTGAAGGCCTGGTTTTGGGCGGTTTCGGCGGTGGCGGCCCAGCGCAACTGCTGGGCGATGATGCGGGCGTCGGTAACGTCGGAGAGGCCGTTCCACTGGGCCGCGGAGCCGGGCCAGCGGAAGGGGCGGCCGGTTTCCTTGCAGATGCTGGCGTACACGGCCAGGGTGGTGCCCAGGTTCATGAGGTTGCCCACGGCCTTGCCGATGATGGTGTGCGGCCGGTGGATGCTCCAGGTGAACCCGTCGCGGGCCGCGGCGGCGTACACCTCGTCTTCCTGGGCGTAGTAAAAGTTGTCGAGTGGCAAGCGGGCCTGCTCCTCGCGCAGCGGCGTGGGCGGCGGGGTGCCCCCGCTCACGTAGGCCTCAAACGGCCCCAGATAGTGCTTCAGGCCCGTTACCAGCGCCACGTGCTGCACCGATTTTTTGGGAGCCAGGGCGTCGAGCAGGTTGCGCACCATCAGGCTGTTCACCCGGATGTTATCGGCCTCGGTGTCCTGGCGCATCCAGCTGGTGATGAACACGTGGGTGGGGGCGAGGTCCTGCAGGGCGGTCTGCAGACTGGCGGGGTCCAGCAAATCGGCCGCCACGGGGTGCAGACCGGGCACATCGTCGGGGCGGGGCGAGCGGGCCAAGCCGTAGGTGAGCCAGTCGTGGGCCACCAGCTCGCGGGCCAGGTTGCTGCCGATGATGCCGCTGGCACCTACTACAAGGGCTATATTCTTCATAAGGAGTGAAATTCGGGGGCGGATGGTTGCCGGGTGATGTACGGCACAAGGCGTTATAACAGCCAATTCCCGAAAGTGTCCCCGTAGCGGCGCAGATTCCGCGTCCAACCAGTGCTTGGTGGAGGCAATTGTGGTTAGGATTCGGACGCTTGGTCGTTTAAGCCAGACTATTCCGGTTTGATGTAGAGCAGGGTAGACTGCCCCGACGGCCCGTACTTGTCATTGAGCAGAAAGTAGCCGCCCCGGTAGGCCGCCAACCCTTCCCAGTTGTAGGTCATGTAGGGGCGCGGTAGCTCCAGCAGCGGCTCCCAGCGCAGCTGGCGGCGGCGGTAGCGCAGGCGGATGAGCCGGCAGTAGTTTTGGTAGCGGCCCGCGCTATCCAACACCAGCCGGGTGTTGGCGTCGGTGGTAGCGGGGCGGTACACGGTGTCATCGGGGCCGTTGAAGAAGTAGTTGATGGCCGTGTAGCGGCCCCGGCCGGTGCGTACCATATCCGTCACCCGAAACGGTAGCGCCACCACCGGCACGGCCCGTAGCTGCGCCGCCGTGGTGGCCGCGGCGGAGAGCTGCAGCGCTTGGCTGCCGGCCGGAAAGGCGTTGTACTCAAACAGCAGCAGCAGTTGCCGCCGGTAGCGGGCCATAGCCTCGAAGCCGGCGTTGTACACGTGCGTGCCGTCGGGCAGGGCGGGCCTGGCCAGCGCCACCAGATACTCCGGATCCAGCTGGATGGCCGTGTGGGCGGCATCGAAGCGGCCTTTAATCAGGTAGCAGTAAGGCGCGGCCGTGGCCGTTTCGACGGTGAAGTATAGCACGCCGTTGAGCACTGTCAGGCTTTCCAGGCCTTCGTACACCTGGCCCAGGCTGTCGATGCGGGCCCGCAGCTGGTCGAGGCCGCGGATGGGGTACTTGCAGTACGGCAGCTCCCGGGGCTGCCCGCTGAGCTGGCGGTTGAGGCTGGCCAGGGAAAGGCCATATACTTTGGCCTCGGCCTGGTCCTGCAGGCGGCTTTCGGAGAGCAGCAGCAGCTCGCGGCCGTGGAGGTACAGGCCGGAAAACTGGTTGTTCTTATCGGCCAGCTCCGGCGGCAGCGCAATGGTCTGGGGCGGGCGGGGAGTGGGTTGGGCGGTGGCAAAAGCGGCCGGCAGCAACAGCGCAGGTAGCAAACGGTACTTCATCAGGCAGGAAGCGGATAAGCCGCCAAAGGTACGGTGCCGCCCGTGTCAGCCGGCCGCGTCGTCAACTCCGTTTACCCCAGCACAATCTGTTTGGGATGCATTTCCACGGCATAGTCTTGTATCACCTGCCGCAGAATGTGCATGTCGCGGGGGCAATACTCGGCAAATTCCTGCCAGTTCGTGAGCGTCAGCACGGGCGGCATCTCTACAATAGCCACGATAGAATCCCAGAAAGCGTCCCAACTCGGGCCGTACCACTCTTCAAAGCCCAACTGCTCCTTGAACAACTGGTGAATGGCGGCTTTGCTGGTAATGCCGGTGAGGTCGAGGGTCATGGGTTAAATGTAGCGCGAACTTTGTAGTTCGCGTCCCCGCGCCGTTCGAGTGATTTCGTTCTGGGGCGCGAACTACAAAGTTCGCGCCACTGCGCTGCTGTGTCAGAACTCCTGCCAGTAGGTATAGGGCCATTGCTCCCAGCTTTCCACCAAACCGGCTTTTACCGGGTTATTGAGCACGTAGGCAATTACGCGCTGCATCTCGTCGCCGCTGCGCACGATGTGGTCGTAGGTTTCGCGCTGCCAGAACTGGCCGGTGCGGCACAGGTGCTTGTTGGCCTGCAAAGCCGTATAGCCTTTGATGCGTTGCAGCGTTTCAGCCAGTGCCGGCGCCCCATCTTCAAGCGAAACAACCAGATGCACATGATTGGGCATGATGCAATAGCAGCGCAGGTAATAGGCTATTCCGTTGAAATGTTGCAATGAACCACCCACCAGATTGGCTATTTCCGGGTGGCGGAGCCACGTAGCGCCATGAGCCGCCTCATCCAGCAGCTGATCAAAGCGGCCGAAGTAGCGGCGCTGCTCGGCATAAGTAGCTTCCGGTAATTGGTTTTCTCCCGTGTGAAACTGAGCCCGCAGGCGCGCAATGGTGGCAGCAGGCAATGAATCGGCTAGTCTGAACGTCAGGAAAATATCGGAGCCCGGCGGCAGGCGGTGCGGCAGGTTGCGCTCATAGTACAGCAGATTGCTCATTCAATAACAGAGTAAATAGCTGACTGAAAGATAGTAGCGCGAACTTTGTAGCTCGCGCCCCGGAACGAAATCACTCGAACGGCGCGGGGACGCGAACTACAAAGTTCGCGCTACTATCCCGCCGTGTCGCCCACTTCGTCCTCGTCGTCCACCATTACCCGGGCCAACTTCTCGATGTTGAGGCTGCGGGCGGAGGCGTCGAAGATTTCGCGGTAGGTGCCGCGCAGGTCGTAGAGGTGCTCGTGGGTGCCGCTTTCCACCATGCGGCCCTGCTTCATCACGTAAATGCAGTCGGAATCGACAATCTGGGCGAGGCTGTGGGAAATGATGACTACAGTGCGGCCCTTTTTGATGGCGTCGAGGGAGTTTTTGATTTGCTCGGTGGCAATGGCGTCAAGGGAGGCGGTGGGCTCGTCGAGGAAGATGATGGGCGGGTTTTTCAGGAACAGCCGGGCAATGGCAATGCGCTGCTGCTGCCCGCCGGAGAGCTGCTGGGCGTCGGACTGGTAGCCGTTGGGCAGCTCCATGATCTGCTCGTGCAGGTAGGCCTGGCGGGCGGCGGCCTTGATCTGGTCGAGGGTGGCATCCATTACGCCGTAGCGGATGTTTTCCTCAATGGTACCCTTGAAAATGTGGTTTTTCTGCAGCACTAGCCCGATTTGCCGGCGCAGGGCGTGGGTGTCGTAGTCGGCCAGCGGGCGGCCGTCGAGCAGCATCCGGCCGTGGTCGGGGGCGTAGAACTTGCAGAGCAGGTTGATGATGGTACTCTTGCCGGTCCCGCTCAGCCCCACCAGCGCGGTAGTTTTGCCGGCCTCAATGGTCAGGCAGACGTCGTGCAGGGCCTGGGTGCCGCTGGGGTAGGTGAAGTCCACGTTGCAGATATCGAAGGTGCCCTGCAGGTGGTCGGGCCGGAGCGGGCCGGTGGGCTCCACGGCGTCCTCGGCATCCAGAATGTCGAAGAAGCCCTCGGCGTAGGTGAGGGCGTCGTTCATCTCGTCGTAAATGCGGTGCAGCTGCCGGATAGGGGCCGAGACGTTGTTGAATAGCAGGATGTGGAACATGATGGCCCCGATGCTGATCTGCCGATCCAGCACCAGGTAGGCCGTCAGGATGATGATGAGCACCACGCCAATCTGCTCGGTGAAGGTTTTGAGGCCGTCGTAGAGGAAGTTGGTTTTGCGCGTTTCCAGCTGGGCTTCCTGCAGGTTCTGCTGCACTCGGGTCTGCTTCTGCTCCTCGTAGTCTTCGCGCACGAAGCTCTTGATGACCACGGCCGAGTCGATGAGGTTCACGAGGCCCTGGCTGCGGGCTTCGCGCAGGCCACGCAACGCCCGGCGGGTGCCATTGAGCTTATCGGCCTGGCGGTAGCTCAGCCAGAAGTACACCGGCAGCACCGCCACCGCCACCAGCCCCACGTACAGGTTGTTGGCAAACATCACCACCAGCGCCACAATGGAGTTGGCAAACAGCGGCAGAATGTCAATAAAGAAGTTCTGCACCAGCTTCATCAGACTCTCCACACCTCTATCGATGCGGGTCTGGAGCTTGCCGGTCTGGTTGCCGCTGTCGGAGTAGAAGCCGAGCTGGTAGCTGAGCACCTTGTGCACCGCGTCGCGCACCAGCGTGCTGGATACGTTGATGCGGATTTTCTCGCCGTAGAACTTCTGCCCGAACTGAATGCCGGTATTGATGATTTCCTTGCCCAGCAGCAGCCCGCTCACCAGCAGCAGCAACTCCGCGCCCTCGGCCAGGCCCTGGTTGCGGTCGAGCAGACCCTGCACCGTATCCACGGTGTAGCGCAGCACAAACGGGTTCACCTGCGCCGCCAACGAGCCCACCAGCGTGAGCAGCAGCGTGGCAAGTACGAGCCCGCGGTACGGCCGCACGTACGGCAGCAGGCGTTTAATAATTTCCCAAAGACTCATGCAGCAGCGGCTAAGTAAGCAGTAGCCGGTTAGACGAGCGGGGCAGGGTGGGGGTTGTTCGGGGGATAAGGGACGAGCAGTATGGATCAGTGAAACTGGATTCTAGCCAATAGCGCCTGAACATTATTCTGTAATCCAGCTGCCACGCCGTGCGCTGTATTCTTATTGAAGTGACCGTAGGTCTTGTATTCAGAAAGGCAGAAATGCTCCTCCATATCGTCGTACCAAATGATGCGTCGGCCGCAGACGGCCACCACCCAAAAGCTGTCCTCTCCGCTGCCGTAGGTATCATATTGCCACTTTTCCGGAAAGATTTTCACCAGCTCCCACAGCCGCTCTACTTCACCGCGCATCTCGCTTTCTGCTGAAAGTATGTCGTCGTAGAGTTCTTCAAGAGAAATTGGTTGCCAATCCATGTAGTAGTTGAGGAGGGGATAATTGTAGTTGATTGACGAAGAATCACGCCACCACCGCATAGTGGTTCATCTCCTCAATACTGGCGTAAAACGGTTTCACCAGCTGAAAAAACGCCCCGAAATCCGCGCTTTTGCGGAAGCCCTGCAGGTGCCGCTCCACCGATGTCCATTCGATGCGCCAGATAAACAGCTCCACGTCTTCCTCGCAATGCGCCAACTGGTAGCGGAGGCAGTCGGGGGCGGCGGCCAGCATGTGATTAGCTTGCCGGATGGCTTCGAGGAAGGCCGGCTGCTGTTCGGCGGCAATGCGGTAGCGGATGTATTCGACGGTCATGGCGGCAGAAGGAAAAGGATAGCAGAAGTTACCCTTTCCGCTCCATTTTCCGCAGGAACTTAATCAGGGCCGGAAAGTAGTGTTCCGGGTCGTCCCACATGGCGTAGTGCGAGCCTTCGGGGCAGACGTAGGCCTGGCAGTTGGGAATGTGCCTTTGCATGTAAGCAATGTCGGCCGGCGGCACGAAGTCGTGCTTTGCGCCGATAACCAGCGTGGGCGGCTTGATGACGGCCAGCCGTTCGGAGAAGTCCCAGGCCAGCATGAAGGGCATAAAGGCGCCGGCGTAGGCGCGGGTGATGTGGGCTTGGCTGCGCGTGAACGTCGGGTGCTCCGGCATCCGGCGCATCATATGTAGGCTACGAAACTCCTTGGTAACGGCTGGCGTGATGTGCGGGGATAGGCTCATCAGCCCCATTGTATCGAGGCCGGCCACGACCTTGCCCTCCTGTGCGGCCTGCCGCCGGATGATATCCGCATACTGGCTGAACCGGTTCTTGTTGAACACCATGGCCTTGTAGCCGATGTTGGACGTGATGAGTCCTTTGATGTGTTCGGGGTGCTTGGCGGCGTATTCCAAAGCCAGCATGCCGCCCCAGGAGTGGCCTAGTAGGTAGAACTGCTCCAGGCCCAAGCCCTGGCGTACTTGTTCTACTTCCTCCACAAAGCGCGCAATCGTCCAGATGCTCAGGTCGTCGGTTTTATCGGAGTGGTAGGAATTGAGCTGGTCGTAGTAATAGATTTCCACGCCTTCTTTGGCGAGGTACTGCGGGAAGTTCTCGAAGTATTCGTGCGTGTTGCCGGGTCCGCCATGCAGCACCAATAGCTTGATTTTTCCCTCCCCCACCTTCTGGGTCCAGACCTGGTACTTGCCATCGACGGTGATCATGCGCACGCCGGGGGCCTGCATTTTGGCGGTGTAGCTGCTGTCTTTGGCCTGGGCGCGCAGCGCGAAAGGGGCCAGCAGCAGGGCCAGGGCGAGCAGCAGACGGTGATAAATCAAGCGGATAGCAGGAAAAGTAGGTAGACGGATAGGTGGCCGCAACCGGCCACAAAGGCATCAAGATGCGGAAAAATCCGGAGCCACCTAAGTTCCTCAGGCTGCCATAAAGGACTGCAGTACCGTCAGGGTTTCCAGCGGCGCACTCACGTGGGGGCAGTGCCCGCTGATGGGCAGGGTCACGAGGGTGGCCTGCGGAAT is from Hymenobacter yonginensis and encodes:
- a CDS encoding SDR family oxidoreductase, which gives rise to MKNIALVVGASGIIGSNLARELVAHDWLTYGLARSPRPDDVPGLHPVAADLLDPASLQTALQDLAPTHVFITSWMRQDTEADNIRVNSLMVRNLLDALAPKKSVQHVALVTGLKHYLGPFEAYVSGGTPPPTPLREEQARLPLDNFYYAQEDEVYAAAARDGFTWSIHRPHTIIGKAVGNLMNLGTTLAVYASICKETGRPFRWPGSAAQWNGLSDVTDARIIAQQLRWAATAETAQNQAFNIVNGDIFRWSWLWPRLAAWFGVEAVGFDGTIHPLEAELSQDAAVWRDIAERHQLQEPALDRLASPWHTDLDLGRPIEVMTDMTNSRKRGFLAYQSTEDSFFDLFEQLRTDRLIP
- a CDS encoding barstar family protein, which codes for MTLDLTGITSKAAIHQLFKEQLGFEEWYGPSWDAFWDSIVAIVEMPPVLTLTNWQEFAEYCPRDMHILRQVIQDYAVEMHPKQIVLG
- a CDS encoding REP-associated tyrosine transposase, producing the protein MSNLLYYERNLPHRLPPGSDIFLTFRLADSLPAATIARLRAQFHTGENQLPEATYAEQRRYFGRFDQLLDEAAHGATWLRHPEIANLVGGSLQHFNGIAYYLRCYCIMPNHVHLVVSLEDGAPALAETLQRIKGYTALQANKHLCRTGQFWQRETYDHIVRSGDEMQRVIAYVLNNPVKAGLVESWEQWPYTYWQEF
- a CDS encoding ABC transporter ATP-binding protein, producing MSLWEIIKRLLPYVRPYRGLVLATLLLTLVGSLAAQVNPFVLRYTVDTVQGLLDRNQGLAEGAELLLLVSGLLLGKEIINTGIQFGQKFYGEKIRINVSSTLVRDAVHKVLSYQLGFYSDSGNQTGKLQTRIDRGVESLMKLVQNFFIDILPLFANSIVALVVMFANNLYVGLVAVAVLPVYFWLSYRQADKLNGTRRALRGLREARSQGLVNLIDSAVVIKSFVREDYEEQKQTRVQQNLQEAQLETRKTNFLYDGLKTFTEQIGVVLIIILTAYLVLDRQISIGAIMFHILLFNNVSAPIRQLHRIYDEMNDALTYAEGFFDILDAEDAVEPTGPLRPDHLQGTFDICNVDFTYPSGTQALHDVCLTIEAGKTTALVGLSGTGKSTIINLLCKFYAPDHGRMLLDGRPLADYDTHALRRQIGLVLQKNHIFKGTIEENIRYGVMDATLDQIKAAARQAYLHEQIMELPNGYQSDAQQLSGGQQQRIAIARLFLKNPPIIFLDEPTASLDAIATEQIKNSLDAIKKGRTVVIISHSLAQIVDSDCIYVMKQGRMVESGTHEHLYDLRGTYREIFDASARSLNIEKLARVMVDDEDEVGDTAG
- a CDS encoding antibiotic biosynthesis monooxygenase family protein, whose amino-acid sequence is MTVEYIRYRIAAEQQPAFLEAIRQANHMLAAAPDCLRYQLAHCEEDVELFIWRIEWTSVERHLQGFRKSADFGAFFQLVKPFYASIEEMNHYAVVA
- a CDS encoding proline iminopeptidase-family hydrolase, producing the protein MIYHRLLLALALLLAPFALRAQAKDSSYTAKMQAPGVRMITVDGKYQVWTQKVGEGKIKLLVLHGGPGNTHEYFENFPQYLAKEGVEIYYYDQLNSYHSDKTDDLSIWTIARFVEEVEQVRQGLGLEQFYLLGHSWGGMLALEYAAKHPEHIKGLITSNIGYKAMVFNKNRFSQYADIIRRQAAQEGKVVAGLDTMGLMSLSPHITPAVTKEFRSLHMMRRMPEHPTFTRSQAHITRAYAGAFMPFMLAWDFSERLAVIKPPTLVIGAKHDFVPPADIAYMQRHIPNCQAYVCPEGSHYAMWDDPEHYFPALIKFLRKMERKG